In Hemitrygon akajei chromosome 9, sHemAka1.3, whole genome shotgun sequence, the following are encoded in one genomic region:
- the pfn4 gene encoding profilin-4 isoform X1, translating into MTTVPGSSSLSPLTRLLESSLPDKLKMGEYHDLLTQSLLATNHVQDCAIIQLKNLSVMTASIGFKLNTEEIRAFWNAFKQPDIIREYGLFFRNVNYICVRADKDSIYSKYNERGLIFVKTGMYIICATYTKGMYPSVCVEAVEKLGDYFKTKGK; encoded by the exons ATGACGACCGTGCCTGGATCTTCCAGTTTGAGCCCTCTAACTCGGTTGTTGGAGAGTTCACTCCCG GATAAATTAAAAATGGGCGAGTACCATGATTTGTTAACTCAATCCCTTTTAGCAACAAATCATGTTCAGGACTGTGCAATCATACAACTGAAAAATCTCTCTGTGATGACAGCCTCTATAGGATTCAAA TTGAATACAGAGGAAATTCGAGCCTTCTGGAATGCTTTCAAGCAACCAGACATCATTCGAGAATATGGCCTCTTCTTCAGGAATGTAAACTACATATGTGTCAGAGCAGATAAAGATTCAATATACAGCAAATAT AATGAAAGGGGTCTTATATTTGTAAAGACTGGAATGTATATAATCTGTGCCACTTACACAAAGGGGATGTACCCAAGTGTATGTGTTGAAGCTGTGGAAAAATTAG GTGACTACTTCAAAACAAAGGGCAAATAG
- the pfn4 gene encoding profilin-4 isoform X2 translates to MCGNGKNKDKLKMGEYHDLLTQSLLATNHVQDCAIIQLKNLSVMTASIGFKLNTEEIRAFWNAFKQPDIIREYGLFFRNVNYICVRADKDSIYSKYNERGLIFVKTGMYIICATYTKGMYPSVCVEAVEKLGDYFKTKGK, encoded by the exons ATGTGTGGAAATGGGAAAAATAAG GATAAATTAAAAATGGGCGAGTACCATGATTTGTTAACTCAATCCCTTTTAGCAACAAATCATGTTCAGGACTGTGCAATCATACAACTGAAAAATCTCTCTGTGATGACAGCCTCTATAGGATTCAAA TTGAATACAGAGGAAATTCGAGCCTTCTGGAATGCTTTCAAGCAACCAGACATCATTCGAGAATATGGCCTCTTCTTCAGGAATGTAAACTACATATGTGTCAGAGCAGATAAAGATTCAATATACAGCAAATAT AATGAAAGGGGTCTTATATTTGTAAAGACTGGAATGTATATAATCTGTGCCACTTACACAAAGGGGATGTACCCAAGTGTATGTGTTGAAGCTGTGGAAAAATTAG GTGACTACTTCAAAACAAAGGGCAAATAG